From the genome of Chiloscyllium plagiosum isolate BGI_BamShark_2017 chromosome 13, ASM401019v2, whole genome shotgun sequence:
AACTGCAAGATGTGGGTCAGGGGGAACCTTGCATGGAAGAATTTAGAAATTTGATGGAAATGTATAtacatttcttaaagtataaagtAAACACTTAGGAATCATTTTCCAGAATAGGAGATAGTTGATTACTTTTCTGATTCTCTGGTTGCTGGGAAGACTCTTGTCTTTCTGAACGAGATGCAGCATCCACAGGCAAAAGAAATGTTACGGACTTCACTTTAAATCTATTGAGAGAATTGGAGGAAACATAATCACTGCACAACATAATCTGAAATGTTGCACAGAATATTTCTTTTATGTTGTGATAATACTAAAGTGGTAGACGTTGTTACTGCACAATTGTCAGTGTGTGCTTAACTACTCAAATGTAGAATTGAGcaaattcaaaatgaaataaaattaaactttattgtcacatgtactcaagtacaaaagtacatgagcatagtgaaaagtgtacaatgtcgccaTTCCTGGGGCCAAGGTACAAAGGTATCTATGTACAAagtcttaggtacaaagtagaaaaataaaggaacaaaGTAGCAAGTTAAACATCACAGTCCTTCTTAGTATAAAgtaaaaaataaaaagataaagttAAAGCTTAAAGTCAAGCTGAGCTTGCACTCCCTGGAGACCTCAGGTTGCATGCTCTTGCAAAACAACCCaagattgaaataaaacaaagaactatggatgttggaaatatgaaacaaaaacagaaattgctggcgaaactcagcaggtgtggcagcatctgtggggagaacgCTGTGTTAATGtttgagtcaagtgacccttctacagaactTAATATTGATTGAGTCAAAAATGAACTTGCAATCATGTAAATTGTATATTTTATATCAGCATACAAAGTCATTGTGTGTATGATTGCAATTGCTTCACTGATACAAGTTATTCAATTTCTGGTATAACTTTCTAACATTTGACACTGTACTGCCTTAATTTGTTAATTTCAGTACCACATTTCTGTTCTCTGTTGCAGGAATTAAAATCCAATTTCCACAAAACTATAGCTTCTTGATAACAGAGGTTGCTGCAAACACAGAGTAGATCAGTCTACCTTATTATAAAGAGAAAACCATTTAAGTATGATTGCctgtgtttccagcaatttctgtttttgttcaaattccagcatccatGGTATTTACATTTGTATTTGATGGATTTAATATCAAAAACTACAAATATTCTGTCCAACTTCATTATTCACTAAATATTcaacttcattttatttttgtgtatATGTATAAAGTTATGTTATACTTAACCCTTTATAAACATATTTATGTTTAGTTAAGTTTATTTTTTATCCAAGATAACTGAAATCCGTTCACTAAACCGATTCAAACATCATAACACAGAAGTATATTACTACACTATTTTTAATAGGACCAGTTACTAGTCATTCATCAGCTTTACTTATTGAATAACTTTATGTTTAAACACATGCATATTCTCAACCTGAATATCCAGTATTTTAGtgaagattagtttgtttaaaagttatttttgtccactgaaactttctgTTGAACCTTAAAAACTTATTTTATTGCTTACTTGCATTTATTGACATATTCTTGTAAGGTTGCTCTTTGTGAATAGTTTTCAGCAGAAGTCTTAGGGTCTGGAAATTGAGCGAGCGTTCTTTGGCTTTTAGTGGGTTTCATTGTGGGTGCCACTGTTCCTCGTTCTTCTTGTTCACTTGTTTGCGAggttggattttgacccagagatttCTGATGTTTATTACCCACATTGAAGGCATGTAAAGATGATATGGAGTAACGTCTCACCGTCATTGCATTATCTGCAAATTAATTTGTGTTATATGTTGCATGTCCAACGTATTTATCAGATACAGAGAAAAAACACTGAGATCAAACACTGCAGAAAGTTACTTCACTCAATAACGTTTGGGACTCAAATTATACTCAATGATTGCACACAAGCGTAACAACCATTTTTTTCAGATTAGTTAATTGCCTCAAACGTTATGTATTTCAGTGGTACATCCTGTAATAGCAACTACGGCATTTAAACAGAACAGATCGTAATTGCCTTATTAGTTTAAGTTTTGCAGTCAGGATCCAGCGATCTCTGTGTCATAAAGTTCCCCTTTCCCAGTTCTAGGCTGATGCCAAACCATTAGGATCTCTGGTGTCCGGGCAGAAGTGATGACAGAAGCCAATTACATCGGTGTATTTGGTcaacaaaacagaaaatcaaaCAAATGGATTatctttaaaattctaaattttcCGACATTGAAAGAAATTATTATGATTGCATTATATCACAaatgcatttggaatgctttttaaaaatgtatgatttggaatgctttttaaaaaatgtatgttTTAACCGTAATGGAGACATTTGATATTccgcaaatttaaaaaaatctttttaggTCAAGCGGTGGGGGGCGATCTTCCAACAGAAGTAGCTGTTAGACACTCACTGCTTGGTTTGCGAGTCCGGGTGCGGACACGTGAGGTATTTGCGAGCAAACTTCAAACTTCCAGTGAGCTGAGAGGCATTGCCAGGAACACGGCACGGATTTCTCTGACTGCCCCCTGCCAATACAGATGGGCTAGCTAGGCTGAGGTTGCCCAGAAAAATCCGCCTTTCTGCGCAATCTTTAATGACGATATAAGGGCCAGAGTGGGGAGTGATTTGAGGTGGAAGCTGCATCCGGGGTGGGGGGGACGACTTGTTCCTCATCCACACTTGCTGGACTATTCTCCTCCATCAATCCCCACTTTGCCATCTCCCAACCCCGCTCTCCCTTACCCATCGCCTGCCTTGTCGAAAGCAGGAATGTGAATTAAAAGACCAACTTGAAACCAACGTAACAATGTGAGTGCCAGCAAGTCACCAATAAGTGGTGCCTGAATAAATGGATACTAGCTGGGCACTGCGATTAGCAGTAGACTCTGTACGCTTTTGAACATTGCAGTTCACTTGCATTATTTACCTCTCGTTTCTCTTTCCAGCGCGGGGGCGGAGATATTCCTGCGCAAGTTAACGTGCGCTAATGCATCCTCGGTTTTTAGCTGCTGTTGGAGAGCGGTAATGGTTGTTTTTTCCAATATTTCTGCTCTTTTCCCAGACTGACTTAACCTCACCCGTAGGGCCTTGTTTTCTGACTCCAGTTTCTTCATGTCAGAACGCATGTCTTTGATGATCTGCATGAGGCGCTTGTTACTCTCCATGGTGCTGAAAGTTGGCGGAACGGACACAGATGGATTTCCGTGGAGGGTGCGGACACCTGTTCACACACAGACAAATTTACAATGTTCAATCCTCGTCCCTGCTTTTAATGGATCAAGGGGAAAGGTCGCGTTTATCACTTAATGATCAATAGGTTCAGGTGACTAGACACAAGAtcttttaaataattaatttgtcAGTTCAGATGGTTTCAATTTTCGGTCTAACATTGGTTTGTAAGTTTAACCAAACGACTTATGTAAAACAATACTCAAGATTGTTGCTTTTAATGGGTTATTTAAAACTTGTAACAATGTTATGTATTTCTCTTACAATTTGACTGTACTGCAATGGTAAAATCATgtggttttaaaaaatgcacattaTACACCGTGTAAATTTCCATTATGTTTCACATGGCTCTTTAGATTTCAGGACTTGTAACACGCAGTACATAGAAATCCTGTGGGGGGCAATGGGCCGTCCCCTAACAACTGTGTTTTTTTCCACCTCTATGTTCTCAATTATTCATGGTTTCTCCGCGTGTCAGGGATCCAGGCAAATCCTCTGCTGCACAACAGGCAGCGTGCTTGGTATTAAATATTTTGACATTTGTTCAATAGATAAATTTTATAGCGTTGATAGAGTATTAACACTCCTACCTTCCCCTATTCTACTGTTCTTACTAAGACATGGCAATAGAGGAGTGATTGGTATATTTGAGCTGCTAGGCTCAGGTATTTAATATTGCATGCTGCTGTTTGTTTGCAGTACAGACGTCAGTGACTATGATTCCTATTTCATACCATGTACAAACATGGTGCTTAACGTCTCGTGCAGAATATACTGCTCATACAGCGAGCTGGATCGGaatctcattttccttttttgttGTTAGACCTGCAAAAATGAGAAAGGACCAAAATAAACATAAATGGCTCCATGCGTAGACCCTGATTTTATAAAATAGAAACGTAGCCCTCAAGGCTTCAAGGTACTTCgtgcaatattaaaaaaaaattgtgaggcCTACAACATTTCACACCAAGAAAGATGACATTTAGGCATACGGACTGGACTCCAAACGAGTAACCCAGCTGAAGCGGAATTCTGAATATTTGCCCCATGCTGGAACAAATTAAAGAGTTCTTTGTCGTGAGAGCGTTCGATTTATGCCTCTTCCAAGCATGCCGATTAGGTGTAAAAATTGTAGGGGAACACGTTTTGAAGCTGAAGAAGTAGTTCCCTAAATAATTTGAATAAGGGGCGTGGAAAATCATGCAGCCATCGTAACTCCGTTGAAGCGATCATCTCACATCAAAACATTGCAGTGAGAATTTAGTCTTAATCTTAATTTGCTTTTGTGAAATGTAAACATAATTATTCCAAACTTCGTCCTGGACAAAACTGCCGCAAACCATCGTCAGGTATTAAATCTGCATCAAGTGTTGAATCATGGCGTGTTCCGAAGGAATGGAACTTGAGTTTTGTCGTGTTACTGCCATATTGTAGACTGTGCAGCAATTCACAGAGTAATCTATAGCACCTAACGACAGCAGTGTCCCCATGTTTCAGATTAACGCAAGCAACATTCGACAACTTAAATGTGCCATATCGATTCAGTTTTCCATCAGCGGCAGTTCAATTGTTAGTGGTGCAAAGCAAGCTTGAAACAGATTGTTAAAATATTAAGCTTTCGGGGAAAAAAAGTTCTTTATATGCAAGCTAACAGAGCTCGCTTAATTATTTAGGTCACATGCTTTAAGGTTTTTTTAA
Proteins encoded in this window:
- the LOC122555875 gene encoding putative coiled-coil domain-containing protein 195 encodes the protein MRFRSSSLYEQYILHETLSTMFVHGVRTLHGNPSVSVPPTFSTMESNKRLMQIIKDMRSDMKKLESENKALRVRLSQSGKRAEILEKTTITALQQQLKTEDALAHVNLRRNISAPALERETRDNAMTVRRYSISSLHAFNVGNKHQKSLGQNPTSQTSEQEERGTVAPTMKPTKSQRTLAQFPDPKTSAENYSQRATLQEYVNKCKFKVKSVTFLLPVDAASRSERQESSQQPENQKSNQLSPILENDS